Proteins encoded together in one Lathyrus oleraceus cultivar Zhongwan6 chromosome 5, CAAS_Psat_ZW6_1.0, whole genome shotgun sequence window:
- the LOC127079039 gene encoding beta-galactosidase 7-like has translation MFNPRIGLFFIICSFLLCAFSFATTVEYDTNAIIINGERRIIISGAIHYPRSTSQMWPDLIKKAKDGGLDAIETYIFWDLHEPIRRQYDFSENLDFIKFLKNVHEEGLYVVLRIGPYVCAEWNYGGFPMWLHNLPGIQLRTDNVVFKEEMKIFTTKIQNNAPSPIINTCNGYYCDNFKPNNPKSPKMFTENWVGWFQKWGERKPHRTAEDVAFSVARFFQNGGVLQNYYMYHGGTNFGRTAGGPYIITAYDYDAPLDEYGNLNQPKWGHLKKLHAAIKLGEKVLTNGTVTEKQYGYSIYLTTYANNATGEKICFLSNSHNSKDVEVDLQQDGKYHVPSWSVSILQDCNKEVFNTAKVDAQTNVYVKKLSKELGNSLIWTWASDPVEDTLQAIGTFNASQLLEQKSVTVDASDYLWYMTKVFINETSTWSNATLQVNTSGHVLHAYVNGQYIGPQWGTYDNLRFTYEKIVSLKQGTNIISLLSGTVGHAHYGASFDMKETGIVGGPVKLIATSSGNTMDLSKSSWSYKVGLNGEARRFYDSKIKNGVQWNINNVVIGKPLTWYKTTFKTPEGKDSVVLDFIGLTKGHAWVNGQSIGRYWPTMVADKNGCDIKCDYRGNYGAGKCLSGCGEPSQRFYHVPRSFLNNDTKSNTLVLFEEMGGSPFNVSVQTVAIDFICARTDYGKTLELKCPDGKTISEIQFASYGDPQGNCGSFQVGEWESRHSVAVVEKACGGKQLCSINVTSSIFGITKGGINGQLAVQLLCDGSNPEDNRVQMVHV, from the exons ATGTTTAATCCCAGGATTGGGCTCTTTTTTATTATATGTTCATTTTTGTTGTGTGCTTTCTCATTTGCAACAACGGTTGAATATGATACAAATGCCATTATCATCAATGGAGAACGACGAATAATAATATCTGGTGCAATCCACTACCCACGCAGCACTTCCCAAATGTGGCCAGATCTTATTAAGAAAGCAAAAGATGGTGGTCTTGATGCCATCGAAACATATATATTTTGGGACCTTCACGAACCTATTCGCCGCCAATATGATTTTTCTGAAAATCTAGACTTCATCAAGTTTCTAAAAAATGTTCATGAAGAAGGTCTTTATGTTGTGCTTCGAATTGGTCCTTATGTTTGTGCTGAATGGAACTATGGAGGTTTCCCAATGTGGTTACACAACTTGCCAGGGATTCAACTAAGGACTGACAATGTAGTTTTTAAGGAGGAAATGAAAATATTCACAACAAAGATT CAAAACAATGCTCCATCACCTATTATCAACACATGCAATGGTTATTATTGTGATAATTTCAAGCCAAACAATCCTAAAAGCCCCAAAATGTTTACAGAGAATTGGGTTGGCTGGTTCCAAAAATGGGGTGAAAGGAAGCCACACAGAACTGCTGAAGATGTAGCATTTTCAGTTGCACGTTTTTTTCAAAACGGTGGTGTCCTCCAAAACTACTACATGTACCATGGAGGAACAAATTTTGGAAGAACTGCGGGTGGTCCATATATTATTACAGCATATGACTATGATGCACCACTTGATGAATATGGTAACTTGAACCAACCAAAATGGGGACATCTTAAAAAACTCCATGCCGCCATAAAGTTAGGAGAGAAGGTTCTCACTAATGGAACGGTTACAGAGAAGCAATATGGATATTCAATATATTTGACTACATATGCAAATAATGCCACTGGAGAAAAAATTTGTTTTTTGAGTAATTCACATAATTCTAAGGATGTTGAAGTTGATCTACAACAAGATGGAAAGTACCATGTGCCTTCTTGGTCAGTGTCTATTCTCCAAGATTGCAACAAGGAAGTTTTCAACACTGCAAAGGTTGATGCACAAACAAATGTTTATGTGAAGAAACTATCTAAAGAATTAGGAAACTCACTCATCTGGACATGGGCATCTGACCCTGTGGAAGACACCTTACAAGCAATAGGTACATTTAACGCGTCTCAACTTTTAGAGCAAAAGAGTGTTACCGTTGATGCTAGTGATTATTTGTGGTACATGACCAAGGTTTTCATCAATGAAACATCCACTTGGAGTAATGCAACTTTGCAAGTGAACACATCAGGCCATGTTCTTCATGCCTATGTTAATGGACAATATATTGGCCCACAGTGGGGAACATATGATAACCTTCGTTTTACATATGAAAAAATCGTTTCATTAAAACAAGGTACCAACATTATTAGTTTACTAAGTGGTACAGTTGGTCATGCGCATTATGGTGCATCTTTTGATATGAAAGAAACTGGTATTGTTGGGGGTCCTGTGAAACTCATTGCAACCAGTTCAGGTAATACTATGGATTTATCAAAATCTAGTTGGTCATACAAGGTTGGATTAAACGGTGAGGCTAGAAGGTTCTATGATTCTAAAATTAAAAATGGAGTTCAATGGAACATAAACAATGTTGTTATAGGAAAACCATTGACTTGGTACAAGACTACTTTTAAGACCCCTGAAGGTAAAGACTCTGTAGTCTTGGATTTCATAGGCCTTACAAAAGGACATGCATGGGTTAATGGTCAAAGTATTGGAAGGTATTGGCCTACAATGGTAGCTGACAAAAATGGATGTGATATTAAATGTGATTATAGAGGAAATTATGGAGCTGGTAAATGTTTGAGTGGTTGTGGAGAACCATCTCAGAGGTTTTACCATGTGCCAAGGTCATTCTTAAATAATGACACAAAAAGTAACACGTTGGTTTTGTTTGAGGAAATGGGTGGAAGCCCTTTTAATGTGTCTGTTCAAACAGTTGCAATTGATTTTATATGTGCAAGAACAGATTATGGAAAAACCTTAGAACTAAAATGCCCTGATGGAAAAACTATTTCAGAAATCCAGTTTGCGAGCTATGGAGATCCACAAGGAAATTGTGGATCATTTCAAGTAGGTGAATGGGAATCACGCCATAGTGTGGCAGTGGTCGAAAAAGCATGTGGTGGAAAACAATTATGTTCAATTAACGTGACAAGTTCCATATTTGGAATAACTAAAGGTGGCATAAATGGCCAGCTAGCTGTGCAACTCCTATGTGATGGCTCTAATCCTGAAGATAATCGTGTACAAATGGTGCACGTGTAG